Proteins encoded within one genomic window of Episyrphus balteatus chromosome 1, idEpiBalt1.1, whole genome shotgun sequence:
- the LOC129914428 gene encoding tRNA-dihydrouridine(16/17) synthase [NAD(P)(+)]-like isoform X2 produces MVQENNNKEAINKNACTPQMSSAWNFYKNVLKSPKYIVAPMVDQSELAWRMLCRKYGAELCYSPMFHSNLFSKDPKYRKEALQTCPEDRPLIIQFCGNEPKTILEAALLAQEHCDAVDINLGCPQAIAKRGHYGSFLQDEWELLESIVKTLHNSLSVPVTCKIRVFEDRQKTIKYAQMLEAAGCQLLTVHGRTREQKGPLTGIADWSYIKDVKENVTIPMFANGNILSLEDVSRCIEETNVDGVMSAEGNLHNPAIFMGITPKTWDMANEYLNFVELYPCPISYIRGHLFKIFHHLLNLRPNSKTREALAVSREMHEFRSVVTTIKDKYEPYHIGETLYLDEEMDPSLVSEKQGYNLSLPPWLCQPYIRPAPEVHKKTIEEKVRIAHDPNTVKRHFFDEDGNQISRKKMKRLRRKMRRPNKPEGKHERSLESCDLCINPVGIKCEFRLCRICCREKCYTENYDCAGHKCLIKTRREKAKTFGNAGPYSLEDKAVEHDESNESDNESISEADEDSSCVVAKS; encoded by the exons ATGGTacaagaaaataacaacaaagaAGCTATAAACAAAAATGCTTGCACGCCACAAATGTCATCAGCTTGGAACTTTTACAAGAATGTTCTAAAGTCACCCAAATATATC GTAGCTCCTATGGTAGACCAAAGTGAACTTGCATGGAGAATGCTTTGCCGGAAATATGGTGCTGAACTTTGTTATTCACCCATGTTTCATAGTaatcttttttcaaaagatcCTAAATACCGAAAGGAAGCTCTTCAAACATGTCCCGAGGACAGACCACTAATTATTCAG TTTTGTGGGAATGAACCGAAAACCATACTGGAAGCTGCACTTCTGGCACAAGAACACTGTGACGCTGTTGATATAAATCTTGGTTGCCCACAAGCCATTGCCAAACGTGGGCATTATGGATCTTTTTTACAGGACGAATGGGAATTACTGGAAAGCATAG taaaaacccTCCATAATAGCTTGTCGGTTCCGGTGACATGCAAAATTCGTGTTTTCGAAGACAGACAAAAGACAATCAAATACGCTCAAATGCTCGAGGCAGCAGGATGCCAGCTGTTGACTGTGCATGGAAGGACACGGGAACAAAAGGGGCCACTCACTGGCATTGCTGATTGGAGCTACATCAAGGACGTGAA GGAGAATGTTACTATTCCCATGTTTGCCAATGGAAATATTCTTTCGTTAGAGGATGTCAGTAGATGCATAGAAGAGACTAATGTTGATGGGGTTATGTCGGCCGAAGGCAATCTACACAATCCAGCAATTTTCATGGGAATCACACCAAAGACCTGGGACATGGCAAATGAGTACCTGAATTTTGTAGAATTATATCCTTGTCCGATATCATATATTCGAGGAcatttgttcaaaatatttcatcACCT attaaatttgCGTCCTAATTCTAAAACTCGTGAGGCTTTGGCAGTTTCTCGTGAAATGCATGAGTTCCGAAGCGTTGTGACTACCATAAAAGACAAGTACGAACCATACCACATTGGTGAGACTCTATATCTAGATGAAGAAATGGATCCAAGTCTAGTATCTGAAAAACAAGGG TATAACTTATCTCTGCCACCTTGGCTATGCCAACCATACATTCGTCCAGCACCGGAAGTCCACAAGAAGACAATTGAAGAAAAGGTGCGCATAGCTCATGATCCGAATACTGTTAAACGTCATTTCTTTGACGAGGATGGAAATCAGATTTCACGAAAGAAAATGAAAAGACTCCGAAGGAAAATGCGTCGCCCTAATAAACCTGAAGGCAAACATGAACGAAGTTTAGAAAGTTGTGATTTGTGTATTAATCCAGTG GGAATAAAGTGTGAATTCCGACTTTGTCGTATATGCTGCCGAGAGAAATGTTACACAGAAAACTATGACTGCGCTGGACACAAGTGCTTAATAAAAACTCGCCGTGAGAAAGCTAAGACTTTTGGAAATGCAGGACCATACTCTTTAGAAGATAAAGCTGTTGAACATGATGAATCAAATGAAAGTGACAATGAGAGCATTAGTGAAGCAGATGAAGATTCTTCTTGTGTAGTTGCAAAAAGTTGA